From Malassezia restricta chromosome VIII, complete sequence, the proteins below share one genomic window:
- a CDS encoding nucleoporin GLE1, translated as MVMATGRVSHIVHPRPTGRYVYESSSEEDEYDGGARYVSMDALASDDDSDSEWDAPDRATRQSMAHIRLANELDPWERWENVCEKRAWERVRRARTLEPSVRASAPTYQQDTNVDEVQNMLARFQIQQRAVEQKEREGFEKRNAKLWEGIELAIRQAELRAADEAKQLAEARKKQEEAEVKAKLARDAELARIESEKKEQEAKKREEEAKVRAQAEQNEKERAANVYRGGSHVWETAQTEYAHWQERMKYVKQNILPNVAQRSDWRKQCFAAKRAITPKIGQLTNSSTEIARITAAISDVLQQARDVPDPDAATCLYFWMLNHLAKCLIRQAEQEVAARQQTAFPLARLIMGLQLRGHAAVGDVLMARLVKKCPWVLAYLPNRGGEDDASYRKRLGFKTVDEPMQTYSARIAGISALYFACLQTNLESVAACVALPPGVSVRDAAQHIPDALRPGRLWTWQIRSMTPPLTEQRLVMPLWCTFLEMAGPVVLQRYKRQQAKILTLLLQEGVQNNRLGVQEADDTQKAARVRLTLLLDTWSAKQSFGEHASPGRDMDT; from the coding sequence ATGGTCATGGCAACGGGCCGCGTATCACACATTGTGCATCCCCGGCCCACTGGCCGGTACGTGTATGAGTCTTCGTCCGAGGAAGATGAATACGATGGGGGTGCTCGCTACGTCTCGATGGATGCGCTGGCATCTGATGATGACTCGGACAGTGAGTGGGACGCGCCTGATCGGGCGACACGTCAGTCCATGGCACATATCCGGCTTGCCAATGAGCTCGATCCCTGGGAGCGTTGGGAGAATGTCTGCGAAAAACGTGCCTGGGAGCGGGTTCGTCGAGCTCGAACGTTGGAACCCTCCGTACGTGCTTCAGCGCCGACGTACCAGCAAGATACCAATGTGGATGAAGTGCAAAACATGCTGGCTCGATTCCAAATTCAACAGCGTGCTGTTGAACAAAAAGAGCGCGAGGGATTTGAGAAGCGTAATGCGAAGCTATGGGAAGGAATTGAGCTGGCCATTCGTCAGGCTGAGCTGCGGGCTGCTGACGAAGCGAAGCAATTAGCGGAAGCGCGCAAGAAgcaagaagaagcagaGGTCAAGGCCAAGCTAGCGCGGGATGCGGAATTGGCGCGCATTGAGTCAGAGAAGAAAGAGCAAGAAGCCAAAAAgcgcgaagaagaggccAAAGTGCGTGCCCAAGCTGAGCAGAACGAAAAAGAGCGTGCGGCGAACGTCTACCGAGGCGGATCGCACGTTTGGGAGACGGCTCAAACTGAATACGCACATTGGCAAGAACGCATGAAATACGTGAAGCAAAACATCTTACCGAATGTTGCACAGCGTTCAGACTGGCGTAAGCAGTGCTTTGCAGCTAAGCGAGCCATCACGCCCAAGATTGGGCAGCTGACGAATTCTAGCACAGAAATTGCTCGAATTACTGCCGCCATATCAGATGTAttgcagcaggcgcgggATGTACCGGATCCAGATGCTGCGACATGCCTATACTTTTGGATGCTCAATCACCTAGCTAAATGCTTGATTCGACAGGCCGAGCAAGAAGTGGCTGCGCGCCAGCAGACCGCTTTTCCTCTTGCGCGTCTGATCATGGGACTACAATTACGTGGACATGCTGCTGTAGGAGACGTCTTGATGGCTCGACTCGTGAAAAAGTGTCCATGGGTCTTGGCGTACCTGCCGAATCGTGGCGGAGAAGATGATGCGTCGTACCGTAAACGACTTGGATTCAAAACAGTGGATGAACCTATGCAAACGTACTCAGCGCGTATTGCTGGCATCTCTGCTTTGTATTTTGCATGTCTTCAAACCAATCTTGAGTCGGTGGCCGCATGTGTGGCGCTACCGCCTGGGGTCTCTGTACGCGATGCTGCCCAACATATACCCGATGCTTTGCGCCCTGGGCGACTCTGGACATGGCAGATTCGATCGATGACGCCTCCTCTTACGGAGCAGAGACTCGTCATGCCTTTGTGGTGCACATTTTTGGAGATGGCCGGCCCTGTTGTTTTGCAGCGCTATAAAAGGCAGCAAGCCAAAATATTAACTCTCCTTCTTCAGGAAGGCGTCCAAAACAATCGGCTCGGCGTACAGGAAGCTGATGACACACAaaaagctgcgcgcgtTCGTCTCACCCTCCTTCTGGATACATGGTCGGCGAAGCAATCTTTCGGCGAGCATGCTTCCCCCGGTCGAGATATGGATACGTAG
- a CDS encoding secreted aspartic endopeptidase yields MQLGIKIFAAAIALTTLVSAHEGVVINVDRRGGSEPINDIRKLKGVFQAILHKYESGIRSYKRRTGKDHIWHTPKMSKRADVTSINMKDISDETQWIGEVCLGKPSTCVLAHFDTGSADFIIVKDPYDPAKSNTSVDTKKTFSQGYADGSKAEGGIFIDSFSVGEIHAKNLSIGVSKKNFLQSFEKNKAIAGLSFPSIKSFDDEHLTLMEAFKQQNKLKKNLFQFTLKSGKGSSLNFGDIDSSKFCGELTWVDVNPIWGFYIVGGRINGQKAITAIDSGTTFIMGSRRQLKKLIEKTPGVSYLESDGMGYGVFDCNITPNVTISYGGTDFKLSREHVARGTAGKKCLLSIVGVDSGLPLETWIMGDPFFQTTSIVFDHDHKRLGFAPQK; encoded by the coding sequence ATGCAACTCGGTATCAAGATTTTTGCAGCAGCAATTGCTCTCACAACTTTAGTCTCAGCCCATGAAGGTGTCGTTATCAATGTGGACCGTCGCGGAGGCTCTGAGCCTATCAATGATATAAGAAAACTAAAAGGTGTTTTCCAAGCTATCCTTCACAAGTATGAATCTGGTATTCGAAGCTACAAGCGTAGGACAGGAAAGGATCACATTTGGCATACTCCAAAGATGAGCAAGCGCGCTGATGTGACTTCCATTAACATGAAGGACATCAGCGACGAAACGCAGTGGATCGGTGAAGTCTGTCTTGGTAAGCCATCTACCTGTGTTTTGGCACACTTCGACACTGGCTCGGCAGACTTTATTATTGTAAAGGATCCATATGATCCAGCTAAGTCTAATACTTCAGTCGATACCAAGAAGACATTCTCGCAGGGCTACGCCGATGGCTCCAAAGCCGAAGGCGGTATTTTCATTGACTCTTTCAGTGTTGGTGAAATCCACGCTAAGAACCTCTCAATTGGTGTCTCGAAGAAAAACTTTTTGCAAAGTTTCGAAAAAAACAAGGCAATCGCTGGTCTGAGTTTTCCGAGCATTAAGAGTTTCGATGATGAGCATCTAACGCTTATGGAGGCATTCAAGCAACAAAATAAGCTAAAGAAGAACCTTTTCCAGTTCACGTTAAAATCAGGTAAAGGCTCTTCATTGAATTTCGGAGATATTGACTCATCCAAGTTTTGTGGTGAGCTTACTTGGGTCGATGTTAACCCTATTTGGGGCTTTTACATTGTTGGTGGCCGGATCAATGGTCAGAAAGCCATAACAGCAATTGACTCCGGAACCACATTCATAATGGGTTCTCGCAGGCAACTCAAGAAGTTGATTGAAAAAACACCAGGTGTTTCTTACCTTGAGAGTGATGGCATGGGGTATGGTGTCTTTGACTGTAATATCACCCCCAATGTTACTATTTCATACGGAGGTACTGATTTCAAGCTTAGCCGCGAACATGTGGCGCGAGGAACTGCTGGTAAGAAATGTCTGTTATCGATTGTTGGCGTGGACTCCGGCCTTCCGTTGGAAACCTGGATTATGGGAGATCCATTCTTTCAGACTACGTCTATTGTCTTTGATCACGACCATAAACGCCTTGGCTTTGCCCCTCAGAAGTAA
- a CDS encoding SNF2 family helicase ATPase — protein sequence MEAMRQRLLAQQLESQSPSPKQRKDKMEPGASTPTDSNKNRPVIQPWRSEPRVKMMPFKAPTPVGTPEKSSQGSGTSLSTPTKAALMRRGFPASPGWPQTPNKSMSSAFGSPAGSLSGTPLDSKHVPTAEREKQLRDMLEGIVSVAEKVDMNQSRVPGMQCTLLPHQVQGVEWMKKREQGKGKGGILADDMGLGKTIQTLALVLQHRCIDDLYSGQQEEDLDMNDDLIGLTRKSVFRSRTRTTLIVAPVAVMEQWQREALEKSRHKLSVYIHHGPRRTTNVDELKKADIVITSYATAANEYEQYLKATESESSLPSTRANKQLREASANDLDDSDDSDWGMLNDDDVSSPSKIKAANNHTKYPLFQMYWLRIVLDEAQNIKNYRAKCSLACYQLSSCAATRWCISGTPVQNNALEIFSLIHFLRISPFDDFRHFEEKIHDPLKSNKQTYVDLGLQRLGVVLKSIMLRRTKDAMYEGRRVLDLPLRSIEIVSREFSSENERDFYRELEDRIQTHWKKSQKAHINYMGALVMLLRLRQACNHPALVTGRTALPLHDLSEPTAEENVQDEDEELASLLSGLSVKTRNCDRCQISLLEQQARYCSGCKAQISREKKQGINWGTPGTMSTKLEMILNLLDTFDKTSKGDKSIIFSQFTSFLDLVQDALNDCGRNFVRYDGSMRRNAREEALQKIRSDEGIKIILISFKAGSTGLNLTCCNRVILCDLWWNPQIEEQAFDRAHRLGQSKNVYIQVIH from the exons ATGGAGGCTATGCGCCAGCGActgctggcgcagcagcttgagAGCCAAAGTCCATCACCGAAGCAAAGAAAGGACAAGATGGAACCAGGAGCATCGACACCAACAGATTCCAACAAAAATCGGCCTGTCATACAACCATGGCGTTCTGAACCTCGTGTAAAAATGATGCCATTCAAGGCACCCACGCCGGTGGGCACGCCAGAAAAATCCTCTCAGGGCTCTGGCACTTCATTAAGCACACCCACAAAGGCCGCACTTATGCGTCGCGGATTTCCCGCTTCACCTGGCTGGCCGCAAACTCCGAACAAATCCATGTCATCTGCTTTCGGCAGTCCCGCCGGTTCGCTGAGTGGTACCCCTTTGGACTCCAAGCATGTTCCAACGGCTGAACGTGAAAAACAGCTCAGAGACATGCTCGAAGGAATTGTGTCCGTTGCAGAAAAGGTTGATATGAATCAGTCTCGCGTGCCTGGTATGCAATGTACATTATTGCCTCATCAGGTGCAGGGCGTTGAATGGATGAAAAAGCGTGAGCAAGGCAAAGGAAAGGGTGGTATTTTGGCTGATGATATGGGCCTTGGAAAGACGATACAAACTCTCGCGCTTGTCTTGCAACACAGGTGCATAGATGATTTGTATTCAGGTCAACAGGAGGAAGACTTGGACATGAATGATGATCTCATTGGATTGACCAGAAAAAGCGTATTTCGTTCACGAACCAGGACGACACTTATTGTCGCTCCCGTTGCTGTTATGGAGCAATggcagcgcgaggcgcttgaAAAATCAAGACACAAGCTATCTGTCTATATTCATCATGGACCACGTCGTACGACCAATGTGGATGAGCTGAAAAAAGCAGACATTGTCATTACATCTTACGCCACAGCAGCTAATGAGTATGAACAGTACCTGAAAGCGACAGAGTCAGAAAGCAGTCTGCCCTCCACGCGTGCCAACAAGCAGTTGCGCGAAGCGTCTGCGAATGATTTGGACGACTCTGATGACTCGGATTGGGGCATGCTCAACGACGATGATGTTTCGTCACCTTCGAAAATTAAGGCGGCCAACAACCACACCAAATACCCTTTGTTTCAAATGTACTGGCTGCGTATTGtcctcgacgaggcacaAAATATCAAGAATTATCGGGCTAAATGCTCATTAGCCTGTTATCAACTTTCTAGTTGCGCGGCTACTCGCTGGTGTATATCAGGCACACCAGTTCAAAACAATGCATTGGAGATTTTCAGTCTCATTCATTTCTTACGTATATCACCTTTCGATGACTTCCGTCACTTTGAAGAGAAAATTCATGACCCTTTAAAAAGTAATAAGCAGACTTACGTGGATTTGGGATTGCAGCGTCTGGGTGTCGTTTTGAAGTCAATCATGCTGCGTCGCACGAAAGATGCCATGTACGAGGGTCGACGAGTACTCGACTTGCCGTTGCGATCAATTGAAATCGTCTCACGAGAATTTTCGTCGGAGAATGAGCGAGATTTTTATCGCGAACTGGAAGACCGGATCCAAACACACTGGAAAAAGTCACAAAAAGCTCATATCAATTATATGGGAGCACTTGTTATGTTACTGCGCCTACGGCAAGCTTGCAATCATCCTGCCTTGGTCACTGGAAGAACAGCGCTCCCATTACACGATTTATCTGAACCAACTGCTGAAGAAAATGTACAAGATGAGGACGAAGAACTGGCCTCGTTATTGTCAGGATTGTCGGTTAAAACCCGAAACTGTGACAGATGTCAGATATCATTACTTGAACAGCAAGCACGGTATTGTTCTGGTTGTAAGGCTCAGATCAGTCGCGAAAAAAAGCAAGGTATCAACTGGGGCACACCTGGAACCATGTCAACCAAGCTTGAAATGATCCTTAACTTATTGGACACCTTTGATAAAACATCCAAGGGAGATAAATCTATCATATTCAGTCAGTTCACTTCCTTTCTTGATTTGGTTCAAGATGCTCTAAACGACTGTGGTCGAAATTTTGTACGTTACGATGGATCTATGCGAAGAAATGCGCGAGAAGAGGCATTGCAAAAGATTCGAAGTGATGAAGGCATCAAGATTATTTTGATTTCCTTCAAAGCTGGCAGCACTGGGTTAAACCTCACATGCTGTAACCGTGTAATTCTTTGTGATTTGTGGTGGAATCCGCAAATTGAGGAACAAGCGTTTGATCGCGCTCACCG ACTCGGTCAATCCAAAAATGTATATATACAAGTTATCCATTGA
- a CDS encoding N-glycosylase/DNA lyase yields the protein MGVGRVPAGYQRLPLSYAGQVALPLTIAHQCGQVFRWRQVAWLDPVSDEIEAEWSLCLANRVILLRHDAVTNALLYRILYPTEKKEHDTESWLRDYFNLDVPLDAWFQEWCARDPIFAKHANRFNGTTILRQDPWECLCAFICSSNNNIPRISQMVHKLCEHFSEPLLSHTYPEGARLCTTFHPKKQDFSDVADKPLTITYRPFPPPTTLAQPDVESKLRALGFGYRAKFLTRTAQALCEKVQCGSDAKPADINEAVYKHLLSLRSQTYEDARSELMTLPGIGPKVADCILLMSLDQASSIPVDRHVFNFADRWYHIRSKRYEDVAEKLRAIWGERAGWAHTVLFYADLRSLEQYQPVLQDHAPDAKLTGIKRARSSSPLCT from the exons ATGGGTGTGGGACGTGTACCTGCTGGGTATCAGCGCCTACCGCTCTCGTATGCTGGGCAGGTGGCCCTTCCACTTACCATTGCGCATCAATGTGGACAAGTATTCAGATGGAGACAAGTTGCGTGGCTGGATCCTGTGAGTGATGAAATCGAGGCAGAATGGTCGCTGTGTTTAGCCAACCGCGTTATATTGCTGCGCCACGATGCCGTCACCAATGCCCTCCTCTATCGCATCTTGTATCCCACAGAGAAGAAAGAGCATGACACTGAATCGTGGTTACGTGATTATTTTAACCTGGACGTGCCTCTCGACGCATGGTTCCAAGAGTGGTGTGCAAGAGACCCCATTTTTGCCAAGCACGCCAACCGATTCAATGGTACAACCATTTTGCGCCAAGACCCTTGGGAGTGCTTGTGCGCATTTATTTGCAGCTCAAATAACAATATTCCCCGTATCAGCCAGATGGTCCACAAGTTGTGCGAACACTTTTCGGAACCCCTGCTTTCACACACTTACCCCGAGGGAGCGCGATTATGTACGACATTTCATCCAAAGAAGCAAGACTTCTCCGATGTGGCTGATAAACCTCTTACCATCACGTATCGACCTTTTCCTCCGCCTACGACACTTGCGCAACCTGATGTCGAGTCCAAGCTGCGTGCTTTAGGATTCGGGTACCGGGCCAAATTTTTGACCCGCACAGCTCAGGCTCTTTGCGAGAAAGTGCAGTGCGGATCGGATGCAAAGCCTGCAGATATTAATGAGGCTGTATATAAGCACTTACTATCTCTTCGCTCGCAAACCTACGAAGATGCTCGGTCTGAGCTCATGACGCTTCCAGGCATTGGACCCAAAGTTGCTGA TTGCATTCTTTTAATGTCGTTGGACCAGGCTTCAAGCATACCTGTTGATCGACACGTGTTCAATTTTGCCGATCGTTGGTACCACATTCGCTCTAAACGATATGAGGATGTGGCAGAGAAACTTCGAGCTATCTGGGGGGAACGTGCTGGATGGGCTCACACG GTTCTCTTTTATGCAGATTTACGCTCTCTCGAACAGTACCAGCCCGTCCTCCAAGACCATGCCCCCGATGCCAAACTCACAGGCATCAAGCGTGCACGCTCCTCCTCCCCCTTGTGTACATAG
- a CDS encoding Jumonji domain protein gives MSASPSYAGWEPSEHDADVPRESAGISAQAMWEKYIQKRKPAAFDGLLDDDTWHGERLADLDYLRQRAGQAQVKVEPINTTKQMFGTAEKREAMTFAQFLDVVQDKRQGGKYYLTTQYEQEEEQGEDEDWPDMDPILPSPVHLLQKDFPLHPRILGNLVLQQCNLWVGGTQEPKSSGLHHDFHDNLYLLLSGYKRFILFPPTAYPYLRLRGHVEHLHKNGLLVYEPDHRIRADGLDEIDAAHWRVASRSHQNGKKRRNHAQHDVHGSYEEAKQALQEMRAKYDPEEDEDDDEEDDDDEEDDEVLQDPESDNDAFEQDEDEYEQLFESDEPPSFSYIAPSVLHEHFRIPSPIPAPKDVDKTMIPLQGCPKPLVVDLKPGQMLYVPASWFHEVTSYGSHGSPHIAFNYWMHPPDGQDAKEPYVDTEVWNTIRNRVILHNHN, from the coding sequence ATGTCCGCCTCGCCTTCGTATGCTGGGTGGGAGCCAAGTGAACATGATGCCGACGTACCGCGCGAATCAGCAGGTATAAGTGCCCAGGCCATGTGGGAGAAATACATCCAGAAGAGAAAACCTGCTGCTTTTGATGGCCTCTTGGACGATGACACTTGGCATGGAGAGCGCTTGGCCGACCTAGACTACCTGCGTCAGCGGGCAGGCCAAGCGCAGGTCAAGGTAGAGCCTATCAATACTACGAAGCAAATGTTTGGGACAGCGGAGAAGCGTGAGGCCATGACATTCGCCCAATTTCTTGACGTCGTGCAAGACAAGCGTCAGGGTGGCAAATACTATCTGACGACGCAGTACGAGCAAGAAGAGGAGCAGGGCGAGGACGAAGACTGGCCTGATATGGATCCGATTCTTCCCTCTCCTGTGCATCTGCTGCAAAAAGATTTTCCTCTGCATCCACGTATTCTGGGCAACCTGGTTTTGCAGCAATGCAACCTTTGGGTCGGCGGTACCCAAGAACCGAAGTCGTCTGGTTTGCATCACGACTTCCACGATAACTTGTACCTTTTGCTGTCAGGATACAAACGATTCATCCTCTTTCCCCCGACTGCCTATCCATACCTGCGCTTACGCGGACATGTTGAGCATCTGCACAAGAACGGGCTGTTGGTGTATGAGCCGGACCACCGGATTCGAGCTGATGGACTCGATGAAATCGATGCCGCCCACTGGCGCGTAGCGTCTCGCTCTCACCAAAATGGAAAAAAGAGGCGGAACCATGCTCAGCATGATGTGCATGGATCGTATGAAGAAGCCAAACAAGCACTTCAGGAGATGAGGGCCAAATATGACCCTGAAGAGGAtgaggacgacgatgaggaagatgacgacgacgaggaagatGACGAAGTCCTCCAGGATCCTGAATCTGACAATGATGCGTTTGAGCAAGATGAAGATGAGTACGAGCAGCTATTTGAGAGCGATGAACCTCCGAGCTTTTCATATATTGCGCCTAGCGTGCTCCACGAACATTTTCGCATTCCGTCCCCCATACCTGCTCCAAAAGATGTCGACAAAACAATGATCCCCTTGCAGGGATGTCCTAAACCCTTGGTGGTAGATTTAAAACCAGGTCAAATGCTTTATGTTCCTGCCAGCTGGTTCCATGAAGTCACATCGTACGGAAGTCATGGGTCACCTCATATCGCATTCAATTACTGGATGCATCCGCCAGATGGACAGGATGCCAAGGAACCTTATGTCGATACAGAAGTTTGGAATACCATTCGGAACCGTGTCATACTACATAACCATAACTAA
- a CDS encoding secretory lipase — protein MLPPRFSLGLVVVLVSIFQVCAGYNSAGSLRWEHHRRFFDDDRFYNPPNGWENAKPGEILSRRKVDVAPVGLFKLGVTAYQLLYRTTGLHDGDATTSVTTVLIPDNHDRDKLISASVYEDSISPLCAPSRRFKLGNNVVKNLAISYQSLFITSLLHEGWIVTVPDHEGPESAFTAGPLEGHIILDAVRATLSFDRANLHSDAKVIGYGYSGGALANGWAASLQDSYASELNVVGWSLGGTITNLFTWLRYIDGTSGAGFAFGSVMGISAVDNDFKWIRRGLTSRGQAAYDVARHACMYENLVPLLYQETISDNFFRGGSSFFVDSNVREAFGKYHLGGDNVPTPKAPVFMFHAIADAVVPYGDAYQTAQTWCRNGAKVKFVTNVGAEMGHTSTEITNLPSVLWFMRDRFRGKNWYNECQFTQTLDPWFNIVNAATSLGKFWQQMLDLLGGRIGKADSLLLSKLKKHQIP, from the coding sequence ATGTTGCCGCCTCGGTTCAGCCTTGGTTTAGTGGTGGTACTGGTGTCCATTTTTCAAGTGTGTGCGGGCTATAATTCTGCTGGTTCACTGCGCTGGGAACATCACCGTCGATTTTTTGATGACGACAGGTTCTACAACCCCCCTAACGGATGGGAGAATGCTAAGCCAGGTGAGATCCTGTCCAGGCGTAAAGTAGATGTGGCGCCTGTTGGTCTCTTTAAGCTCGGAGTGACTGCCTATCAACTTTTGTATCGTACAACAGGGCTTCATGATGGCGATGCAACCACATCGGTGACCACGGTACTGATCCCCGACAATCACGACCGTGACAAGCTTATTTCTGCGTCTGTATATGAGGACTCCATTTCTCCATTGTGTGCCCCGAGTCGAAGGTTCAAGCTCGGTAACAATGTCGTAAAAAATTTGGCCATCTCTTACCAATCTCTGTTTATCACGTCCTTGTTGCATGAAGGCTGGATTGTGACTGTGCCTGATCATGAGGGCCCTGAGAGCGCTTTCACCGCTGGTCCACTAGAAGGTCATATTATCCTTGATGCTGTTCGTGCTACGCTCAGTTTTGACCGGGCAAATTTGCACAGCGATGCCAAGGTGATTGGATACGGCTACTCAGGCGGTGCCCTCGCCAATGGATGGGCTGCCAGCTTGCAAGATAGCTATGCGTCCGAATTGAATGTCGTGGGGTGGTCTTTGGGCGGCACTATCACGAATTTATTCACTTGGCTTCGTTATATCGACGGCACGTCTGGTGCCGGCTTTGCCTTTGGAAGTGTTATGGGTATTTCGGCCGTGGACAATGATTTCAAATGGATACGGCGCGGACTCACAAGTAGGGGTCAGGCTGCATATGAcgtcgctcgacatgcGTGCATGTATGAGAATCTCGTTCCCCTTCTTTATCAGGAAACCATTTCAGACAACTTTTTCCGGGGCGGTTCTTCGTTCTTTGTTGATTCAAACGTGAGGGAAGCATTTGGCAAGTATCATCTGGGAGGCGACAATGTTCCTACACCCAAGGCCCCTGTGTTTATGTTCCATGCAATAGCTGATGCCGTCGTGCCCTATGGCGATGCATACCAGACGGCCCAGACATGGTGCCGAAACGGTGCCAAGGTCAAATTTGTAACCAATGTCGGCGCGGAGATGGGGCACACTTCGACAGAAATTACCAATTTGCCCTCGGTCCTATGGTTCATGCGTGATCGGTTCAGGGGCAAGAATTGGTACAATGAATGTCAATTTACCCAGACGCTCGACCCTTGGTTCAATATTGTCAATGCAGCCACGTCTCTGGGCAAGTTTTGGCAGCAAATGCTCGACTTGCTTGGTGGTCGTATCGGCAAGGCTGATTCACTGCTGCTGTCTAAGCTTAAGAAGCATCAGATTCCCTAA
- a CDS encoding secretory lipase: MYIRFFLIVALFCTFTTYAYEVKRIRRHIQKPVSPTKDSFYVPKEGWEKAKPGTILASRKIQAGFTERRKIHLDGAYQLLYRTSGVDDKSPSFTVTTVLVPKNARTNKLVMVMPYEDSNFVDCAPSYKIQLGAPNEVNPIQSVEELMWTSILNDGWILTLPDHQGPLSAFSSSFIHGHASLDALRATLNFDTLKLQPDDPIVGIGYSGGAMAGGWAASLHDSYASELNVVGWALGGTPSNLTGTFRGVNGGLFAGFSVAGIAGLVDSYPEVNDYIGSVITPAGNDALQYTREHCMIGIVVGLQNVNMTLDSFVSNGNTLLTDEKIAPLLNKLTMGTEKRYTPRAPVYMYHARNDEIIPFERANQTANIWCNNGANVLFQDYTSISMGHVSTEVMNTPFVLKFIRDRMSGVDFVQGCHWKSDLNPLWKPDILGARLIEVFNSLLNVLGAQVGRTDEVFKESIKRRNFTKS; this comes from the coding sequence ATGTACATACGCTTCTTCTTAATTGTGGCGCTTTTCTGTACATTTACGACCTATGCTTATGAAGTGAAGCGTATTCGAAGACATATTCAAAAGCCCGTATCACCTACAAAAGATTCATTTTATGTGCCAAAAGAAGGTTGGGAAAAGGCCAAACCTGGAACTATACTAGCCTCTCGCAAAATTCAGGCAGGCTTCACTGAAAGAAGAAAAATTCATTTGGACGGTGCTTATCAGCTTCTTTATCGAACCTCTGGTGTTGATGACAAGAGCCCGTCGTTCACTGTCACAACCGTACTTGTGCCAAAGAATGCCAGGACAAACAAGCTGGTGATGGTCATGCCGTACGAAGACAGTAACTTTGTCGACTGTGCTCCGAGCTACAAGATTCAGCTAGGTGCACCTAATGAAGTGAATCCGATCCAGTCAGTGGAAGAGTTGATGTGGACTTCGATACTAAATGATGGTTGGATCCTGACATTGCCTGATCATCAGGGTCCTCTATCAGCTTTTTCATCAAGCTTTATCCATGGACACGCGTCGTTGGATGCATTACGTGCTACATTGAATTTCGACACTCTAAAATTGCAACCAGATGACCCTATTGTGGGTATTGGTTACTCTGGAGGAGCTATGGCTGGCGGCTGGGCTGCTTCTTTGCATGACTCTTATGCATCTGAGCTCAACGTCGTCGGTTGGGCGCTAGGTGGTACCCCTTCCAATCTCACTGGGACTTTCAGAGGCGTTAATGGTGGACTTTTTGCAGGGTTCTCTGTTGCTGGTATTGCTGGTCTGGTCGATTCGTACCCTGAGGTGAATGACTACATCGGCTCTGTGATTACTCCTGCTGGAAATGATGCACTTCAGTACACGCGCGAGCATTGCATGATTGGTATTGTCGTGGGATTGCAAAATGTAAATATGACACTCGATTCGTTCGTGTCCAACGGCAACACCCTTTTGACTGATGAGAAAATTGCGCCTCTACTAAACAAACTCACCATGGGTACAGAAAAGAGATATACGCCTAGAGCACCTGTCTACATGTATCATGCAAGAAACGACGAAATTATTCCGTTTGAGCGGGCCAATCAAACAGCCAATATATGGTGCAATAACGGTGCGAACGTTCTGTTCCAAGACTATACGAGTATCAGTATGGGTCATGTTTCTACTGAAGTGATGAACACACCCTTTGTGCTCAAATTTATTCGTGACCGAATGAGCGGCGTCGACTTTGTACAGGGATGTCATTGGAAATCAGACTTGAACCCATTGTGGAAGCCAGACATTTTGGGTGCCCGTCTGATTGAGGTGTTCAACTCTCTACTCAATGTGCTCGGCGCCCAGGTGGGTCGCACGGACGAGGTGTTTAAAGAAAGCATTAAACGGAGAAATTTTACCAAGTCGTGA